The following coding sequences lie in one Gloeomargarita sp. SKYB120 genomic window:
- a CDS encoding GNAT family N-acetyltransferase, protein MLTIRSPHPRERKWLQTPLDRRGYSWLAVADTQVVGAIHVAPFNRSRSTWQVLWVRGEGLEIGTQLLRHALETVLEARTWVVEVPTLDQERLALYRQNGFQPLAHCTYWHLYGEALTALAQSGLESPPLSPVGPRDAYLRYQLDTVAMPPLVRQVFDRHPQDFAVPLWQTLWYRWRAWRGRARPIQGYVFEPQRKAAIGYFSLWWDPQATQPHPVELTVHPAYTWLYPQLLAHLTRLVAPEPGLRLACMDYQPEREACFRWAGAVPQGETLWMCRSVWHKLREAKFSFQELPAWAEVLPQLQPVPLTQRDSFEGDRNMAQ, encoded by the coding sequence ATGCTGACGATTCGTTCTCCCCACCCCCGGGAACGCAAGTGGCTGCAGACGCCGCTCGACCGGCGGGGCTATAGCTGGTTGGCAGTGGCGGATACCCAGGTAGTAGGGGCCATCCATGTAGCGCCCTTTAACCGCAGCCGCAGCACTTGGCAAGTTCTTTGGGTCAGGGGAGAAGGCCTGGAGATTGGGACACAACTATTGCGCCATGCCCTAGAAACAGTCCTGGAGGCGCGCACGTGGGTGGTCGAAGTCCCGACCCTTGACCAGGAGCGCTTGGCCTTGTACCGGCAAAACGGCTTTCAACCCTTGGCCCACTGCACCTACTGGCACTTGTACGGGGAGGCGTTGACCGCGTTGGCCCAATCCGGCTTGGAATCTCCCCCCTTAAGTCCGGTGGGGCCACGGGATGCCTATCTGCGCTACCAGTTGGATACGGTGGCGATGCCCCCTCTGGTGCGACAGGTGTTTGACCGGCACCCCCAGGATTTTGCCGTGCCCCTGTGGCAGACCCTGTGGTATCGCTGGCGAGCATGGCGAGGGCGGGCGCGACCCATCCAGGGCTACGTGTTTGAACCTCAGCGCAAGGCCGCCATCGGTTATTTCAGTCTCTGGTGGGACCCCCAGGCAACGCAGCCCCACCCAGTGGAGTTGACAGTTCACCCGGCCTACACCTGGCTGTATCCCCAACTGCTGGCCCATCTGACGCGGTTAGTGGCTCCGGAACCCGGTTTGCGCCTAGCCTGTATGGACTACCAGCCGGAGCGAGAGGCCTGTTTCCGGTGGGCAGGGGCGGTGCCTCAAGGGGAGACCCTATGGATGTGTCGCTCGGTATGGCACAAGCTGCGGGAGGCCAAGTTTTCGTTCCAGGAATTGCCGGCCTGGGCAGAGGTACTTCCCCAGTTACAGCCGGTGCCCTTGACCCAACGTGATTCGTTTGAAGGGGACCGGAACATGGCACAATGA
- the ruvX gene encoding Holliday junction resolvase RuvX produces the protein MVVGLGLDIGRKRIGVAISDPTGLVVTGLPTLTWPTAPQALARLVQQRRPQVLVVGLPRYPDGRSSAQTRFTQKQGDYLGRYLGLPVVYVDEVLTSWAAAQQLDRRRYRSEADYRAALDQQAAILILQQWLSQQPHARRSGETYGSQFPTPL, from the coding sequence ATGGTGGTTGGCCTAGGTCTGGATATTGGTCGCAAGCGGATTGGGGTGGCGATTAGTGACCCCACCGGTTTGGTGGTCACAGGGTTACCGACGCTGACGTGGCCGACAGCACCCCAGGCGTTGGCTCGTTTGGTGCAGCAGCGGCGTCCTCAGGTGCTGGTGGTGGGCTTACCCCGCTACCCCGACGGCCGGTCCAGCGCCCAAACGCGCTTTACCCAAAAACAGGGGGACTATCTAGGGCGGTATCTGGGGTTACCGGTCGTCTACGTGGACGAAGTGTTGACTTCGTGGGCGGCGGCGCAGCAACTGGACCGGCGGCGCTATCGCTCGGAGGCCGATTATCGTGCCGCGTTGGACCAGCAGGCGGCCATTCTCATCCTGCAACAGTGGCTGAGCCAACAACCCCACGCCCGTCGTTCTGGAGAAACCTATGGGTCGCAATTCCCAACACCACTTTGA
- a CDS encoding fasciclin domain-containing protein — protein sequence MADIVDIAVSAGSFQTLVAAVQAAGLVEALKSPGPFTVFAPNDDAFAALPPGTITTLVQNPPQLARILKYHVVAGRYTKADLRDGDYLQSLEGSLIPIYLQGDEFEVKNATVLAADILADNGVIHVLNRVILMGGDGGRRGDVSKGWYSQPVTGL from the coding sequence ATGGCTGATATTGTGGATATTGCAGTCAGCGCCGGGTCGTTTCAGACATTGGTAGCGGCAGTACAGGCAGCGGGTTTGGTTGAAGCGCTCAAAAGTCCAGGTCCGTTTACGGTGTTTGCCCCTAACGACGATGCCTTCGCGGCGCTGCCGCCAGGGACGATTACGACGCTGGTGCAAAATCCGCCCCAGTTGGCCCGTATTCTCAAGTACCACGTGGTGGCGGGGCGTTACACCAAGGCAGACTTGCGGGATGGGGACTACCTGCAGTCGTTGGAGGGGTCGTTGATCCCCATCTACCTGCAGGGGGACGAATTCGAGGTGAAAAACGCCACGGTGCTAGCCGCTGACATCCTGGCCGATAACGGGGTGATCCACGTGCTCAACCGGGTGATCCTGATGGGGGGCGACGGGGGCCGTCGCGGGGATGTGAGCAAGGGTTGGTACTCCCAACCGGTCACTGGACTCTGA
- a CDS encoding DUF3727 domain-containing protein, which translates to MGRNSQHHFEIPAQVVLVDDQGRSLACYVDRTLEVDERPYLLLSPVDAPVELFAWGEAGDTLLDLDEEELARIFPIARDVLAEQNLTLLDTALTLTAQGELPQAEETETLFLDYEGQNGEIESEEFQELGVFYYEGRRYGVYTPVEPLLFFARLNSDGQAEPLSPEEMERLGPRLEAQLLDEWDED; encoded by the coding sequence ATGGGTCGCAATTCCCAACACCACTTTGAAATTCCGGCGCAGGTGGTTCTGGTGGACGACCAGGGGCGTTCCCTGGCCTGTTATGTGGACCGCACCTTGGAGGTGGACGAGCGCCCTTATCTGTTGTTATCGCCGGTGGATGCGCCAGTGGAGCTGTTTGCCTGGGGTGAGGCAGGGGATACCCTTCTAGACCTGGACGAGGAGGAGCTGGCCCGCATTTTCCCCATTGCCCGCGATGTGCTGGCCGAGCAGAACTTGACGCTCCTGGACACAGCCTTGACCTTGACCGCTCAAGGGGAACTACCCCAAGCCGAGGAAACGGAAACCCTGTTTTTGGATTACGAGGGGCAAAACGGCGAAATTGAATCGGAGGAATTCCAAGAACTAGGCGTCTTCTACTACGAAGGGCGGCGTTACGGCGTGTACACCCCCGTTGAACCCCTCCTCTTTTTCGCCCGCCTCAACAGCGACGGCCAGGCCGAGCCCCTATCGCCAGAAGAAATGGAACGCTTGGGTCCTCGTCTGGAGGCCCAACTGCTCGACGAGTGGGACGAAGACTAG
- a CDS encoding mechanosensitive ion channel: MSVMPMPVERLLGLGVNFVPGLAQLTTQGERWINLNFERLVPFVFNLLGALGVFIIAWIAASLLAKGAQTILKRTGIDDRLSQLVSGAAEPQISIGQWLGRIIFWLVLLLGLVGALDVLNLSGVSQPLTRLLDEIFTYVPRLVGGSILAIIAWGIATVTKLVVVRLARSLRLDQPLDLPAQPEGAAPVTVGETLGTVLYWFVLLFFLPLILDTLQLQGPLQPVQNLLNELLAALPRILKAVLIGLVGWLVARLLRTMTTNLLVTVGMDRLGQRLGFSEQVRLSQVGGGLVYVLVWIPTLVAALEALEIRAISQPAVAMLNTFLTALPRVFTASLILLAAYISGRLLSEVITQALTRAGFDQVLVWLGLPAPTEMQQTPSQVVGLIVLGGVVQLGVIAAVEVLEIPTLTAVATGLLVIFGQVLVGLLVLAVGLYAANTTFRLIARAGTPQARLLAHGARVATLALVGAMALRQMGIAADIVNLAFGLLFGAVAIAIAIAFGLGGQQVVAQQLQEWRDQLKQPQPPSDGV; the protein is encoded by the coding sequence ATGAGCGTGATGCCTATGCCAGTAGAGCGACTACTAGGGCTGGGGGTAAACTTTGTACCGGGACTTGCTCAATTAACGACTCAGGGAGAGCGCTGGATTAATCTCAATTTTGAACGTTTAGTTCCCTTTGTATTCAATTTGTTGGGGGCACTAGGGGTTTTTATTATTGCCTGGATTGCGGCTTCCCTTCTGGCGAAAGGCGCGCAAACTATTCTTAAGCGTACAGGAATTGACGACCGGCTTTCCCAACTGGTTTCTGGGGCAGCAGAGCCGCAGATTTCTATTGGCCAATGGTTGGGTCGAATTATTTTTTGGCTGGTGCTGTTATTGGGTCTGGTAGGGGCGTTGGATGTTTTGAATTTGTCTGGCGTTTCTCAACCATTAACCCGATTGCTGGATGAAATTTTTACCTACGTGCCGCGGTTGGTCGGGGGTTCCATCTTGGCCATCATCGCCTGGGGGATAGCGACGGTGACCAAGCTGGTGGTCGTACGCCTGGCGCGCTCGTTGCGACTTGACCAACCGTTGGACTTGCCGGCGCAGCCCGAAGGCGCGGCCCCTGTAACCGTAGGGGAAACCTTGGGGACTGTGTTGTACTGGTTTGTGCTGTTGTTTTTCCTGCCGTTGATCCTGGACACGTTGCAGCTTCAAGGGCCGCTCCAGCCGGTGCAAAACCTGTTGAATGAGTTACTAGCGGCGTTGCCCCGGATTTTGAAGGCGGTGTTGATTGGTCTAGTGGGCTGGCTTGTGGCGCGGCTACTGCGGACGATGACCACTAACCTGCTGGTGACGGTGGGGATGGACCGGTTGGGGCAACGACTGGGGTTTAGCGAACAGGTGCGCCTGTCCCAGGTGGGCGGTGGCTTGGTCTATGTGCTGGTCTGGATTCCCACGCTGGTGGCGGCGCTAGAGGCGCTGGAAATTCGGGCGATTTCCCAACCAGCGGTGGCGATGCTGAATACGTTTTTGACAGCCTTGCCGCGGGTATTTACGGCGAGTTTGATTTTACTAGCGGCCTACATCAGCGGTCGCCTCCTGAGCGAAGTGATAACCCAGGCGCTGACGCGGGCGGGGTTTGACCAGGTGCTGGTCTGGCTAGGGTTGCCGGCACCCACGGAGATGCAGCAGACGCCGTCCCAGGTGGTGGGACTCATCGTGCTGGGGGGTGTGGTGCAGTTGGGCGTGATTGCAGCGGTAGAAGTGCTGGAAATTCCCACTTTGACAGCAGTGGCGACAGGGTTACTCGTGATCTTCGGCCAGGTGTTGGTGGGACTGCTGGTGCTGGCGGTAGGGTTGTACGCGGCCAATACGACATTCCGGTTGATCGCTCGGGCGGGGACGCCCCAAGCCCGATTACTGGCCCATGGCGCGCGGGTGGCGACCCTAGCGCTGGTAGGAGCCATGGCGTTGCGCCAGATGGGAATTGCCGCTGACATTGTCAACCTGGCGTTTGGGCTACTGTTTGGGGCAGTGGCGATTGCCATTGCCATCGCGTTTGGGCTGGGTGGACAGCAGGTGGTCGCTCAGCAGTTGCAGGAGTGGCGCGACCAGTTGAAACAGCCCCAGCCGCCCTCAGACGGGGTATAA
- a CDS encoding HU family DNA-binding protein, translating to MNKGELVELVAQNADLPKKVVDTVITEVFNTIIETVSAGEKVTLVGFGSFEVRKRQAREGRNPRTGEPMKIPATQVPVFSAGKQFKERVSA from the coding sequence ATGAACAAAGGTGAATTGGTGGAACTAGTTGCCCAAAATGCTGACTTGCCGAAAAAGGTGGTGGACACCGTGATCACGGAAGTTTTCAACACCATCATCGAAACTGTTTCGGCGGGGGAAAAAGTGACGTTGGTAGGGTTTGGGTCGTTTGAAGTGCGCAAGCGCCAAGCTCGGGAAGGTCGCAACCCCCGTACCGGTGAACCGATGAAGATTCCGGCGACGCAGGTGCCGGTGTTTTCAGCGGGCAAACAGTTTAAGGAACGGGTGTCAGCTTAG
- the gltB gene encoding glutamate synthase large subunit, which yields MHDSPWPWLTDERDACGVGFIADRRGRASHAVVSQALAALTCLEHRGGCSADRDSGDGSGVLTGLPWDLLQAWAEAMGLPPLVPGRTGVGMVFLPPEAVLQAQAWVTQELQGEGFMVLGWRPVPVRPEVLGVQARENCPAIAQVVVAHPDWHDDRLEQQLYLARKRLERQALQHPWGGEFYVCSLSGRTLVYKGMVRAAVLGEFYVDLQDARYQSSFAIYHRRFSTNTMPKWPLAQPMRLLGHNGEINTLLGNINWMVAREASFAHPAWDGRLEDLRPVVNLHNSDSANLDSSLELLVRSGRSPLEAMMLLIPEAYRQQPELADYPEVVDFYEYYAGLQEPWDGPALIVFGDGQVVGATLDRNGLRPARYVLTDDWVIVASEAGVVEVPPQQVLAKGRLGPGQMLAVDLVRGELLTNWTIKQRVAQRHPYGVWVKQYRRHLDPQPFIETCQLAAADLLRQQMAFGYTAEDVEMIIEPMASTGKEPTFCMGDDAPLAVLSDKPHLLYDYFKQRFAQVTNPAIDPLRESLVMSLEMGLGPRGNLLQPRPEDARQLWLRSPVLNEAELEAIQASEFRTVTLSTLFDITPADALRQAVQALCDQAVAAVQQGAEILILSDRAEPLTATRTWIPPLLAVGAVHHHLIAQGLRLRASLVVDTAQCWSTHHFACLIGYGASAVCPYLAWETVRHWCQDPKTQTLMAQGKLSRCTVAEAQANYRAAVEAGLLKILSKMGISLLASYHGAQIFEILGLGPEVVDLAFQGTVSQLGGLNLAELTQEIVRFHRQAFPELIHKRLENWGFIQARPRGEYHMNSPEMAKLLHKAVRSGRSEDFAAYLQLLEHRPPTAPRDLLTIVSDRAPIPLTEVEPASQIVTRFCTGGMSLGALSREAHEVLAIAMNRLGGKSNSGEGGEDPVRFRVLMDVDESGHSPTLPHLKGLRNGDTASSAIKQVASGRFGVTPEYLIQAQQLEIKIAQGAKPGEGGQLPGKKVSPYIAMLRRSKPGVTLISPPPHHDIYSIEDLAQLIFDLHQVNPRAQVSVKLVAEIGIGTIAAGVAKANADVIQISGHDGGTGASPLSSIKHAGTPWELGLTEVHRVLLNNRLRDRVILRVDGGLKTGWDVVMAALMGAEEFGFGSVAMIAAGCIMARVCHTNNCPVGVATQREDLRARFSGLPEHVVNFFLFVAEEVRGLLAQMGYRSLADIVGRADLLQPRAVTLTKTQGLTTAVLTQLPDTRTDRSWLQHEPVHSNGLVLEDQLLARPDLQQAIRTHGSLTLTLPIRNTDRSVGARLAGEIARLHGDDGFRGQITLQFRGSAGQSFGAFNLPGMILHLTGEANDYVGKGMHGGEIIVVPDPELACDPSAQVIIGNTCLYGATGGRLFAYGRAGERFAVRNSLAQAVIEGAGDHCCEYMTGGVVVVLGPVGRNVGAGMTGGLAYILDETGDLPAKVNQEIVKIQRVTSPLGERQLRSLIAAHHERTGSRKAERILVQWERYLPLFWQVVPPSEQDTPEVRCETPVPLLERV from the coding sequence ATGCACGATTCCCCTTGGCCTTGGTTGACCGATGAACGGGATGCCTGTGGTGTGGGTTTTATTGCCGACCGCCGGGGGCGAGCCAGTCACGCGGTGGTAAGCCAGGCGCTAGCGGCGTTGACCTGTTTGGAACATCGTGGGGGATGCAGCGCCGACCGGGATTCGGGGGATGGGTCGGGAGTCCTGACCGGCTTGCCCTGGGACCTGTTGCAGGCTTGGGCCGAAGCGATGGGGTTGCCGCCGCTGGTGCCAGGTCGCACGGGCGTGGGGATGGTATTTTTACCGCCGGAAGCGGTTCTGCAGGCCCAGGCATGGGTTACCCAGGAACTGCAGGGCGAGGGGTTCATGGTGCTGGGGTGGCGACCAGTGCCGGTTCGCCCAGAGGTGTTGGGGGTGCAGGCGCGGGAGAATTGCCCAGCGATTGCGCAGGTGGTAGTCGCCCATCCTGACTGGCACGACGACCGGCTGGAGCAACAGTTGTACTTGGCCCGCAAGCGGTTGGAACGGCAAGCGCTTCAGCACCCGTGGGGCGGCGAGTTCTATGTCTGTTCCTTATCGGGTCGCACGCTTGTGTACAAGGGCATGGTGCGGGCAGCGGTGCTCGGGGAGTTTTACGTGGATTTGCAGGACGCGCGCTACCAAAGCTCATTTGCCATCTATCACCGACGCTTTAGCACCAACACGATGCCCAAGTGGCCCCTGGCTCAACCCATGCGCCTGCTGGGGCACAACGGGGAAATCAACACGCTCCTGGGCAACATCAACTGGATGGTGGCGCGGGAGGCGAGTTTTGCTCATCCGGCCTGGGACGGGCGGTTGGAGGATTTGCGTCCTGTCGTGAATCTGCACAATAGCGATTCCGCCAACTTAGACAGCAGCTTGGAATTGTTGGTGCGCTCGGGGCGGAGTCCGCTGGAGGCAATGATGCTGCTCATCCCCGAAGCCTATCGCCAGCAACCAGAGTTGGCAGATTACCCAGAGGTGGTGGACTTTTACGAGTACTACGCCGGGTTGCAGGAGCCCTGGGATGGGCCAGCGCTGATTGTCTTCGGGGACGGCCAGGTAGTGGGAGCGACCTTGGACCGCAATGGCTTGCGCCCAGCCCGCTACGTGCTCACGGACGATTGGGTGATTGTGGCCTCCGAAGCGGGCGTGGTGGAGGTGCCGCCGCAACAGGTGCTGGCCAAGGGGCGCTTGGGACCGGGACAGATGCTGGCGGTGGACCTGGTCCGGGGGGAATTGCTCACCAACTGGACCATCAAGCAGCGGGTGGCCCAGCGACATCCCTACGGTGTCTGGGTGAAGCAGTACCGTCGCCATTTGGACCCTCAGCCTTTTATCGAAACCTGCCAGTTGGCAGCGGCGGACCTATTGCGCCAGCAGATGGCGTTTGGCTACACGGCGGAAGATGTGGAAATGATCATCGAGCCGATGGCCAGCACGGGCAAGGAACCCACGTTTTGCATGGGGGATGACGCACCCCTGGCGGTGCTGTCGGACAAGCCCCATCTGCTTTACGACTACTTCAAACAGCGGTTTGCCCAGGTGACCAACCCAGCGATTGACCCCCTGCGGGAGAGCCTGGTGATGTCGCTGGAGATGGGCTTGGGTCCGCGGGGAAACTTGCTCCAACCCCGTCCTGAGGATGCGCGGCAACTGTGGCTGCGCTCGCCCGTGTTGAACGAAGCGGAATTGGAGGCCATCCAGGCTAGTGAGTTTCGGACGGTCACGCTGAGCACCCTGTTTGACATCACCCCCGCGGATGCCTTGCGGCAAGCGGTGCAGGCCTTGTGTGACCAAGCGGTCGCTGCAGTACAACAGGGGGCAGAAATTCTCATCCTGAGTGACCGGGCGGAGCCTTTGACAGCGACTCGCACCTGGATACCCCCGCTGTTGGCGGTGGGGGCGGTGCATCACCACCTGATTGCCCAAGGATTGCGCCTGCGGGCGTCGCTAGTGGTGGACACGGCCCAGTGTTGGAGTACCCACCATTTCGCTTGCCTGATTGGCTACGGGGCCAGCGCTGTGTGTCCCTACCTGGCCTGGGAGACGGTGCGCCACTGGTGCCAGGACCCCAAAACCCAGACGTTGATGGCGCAGGGGAAACTGAGCCGCTGTACGGTGGCGGAGGCCCAAGCGAATTACCGAGCAGCGGTAGAAGCCGGCCTGCTGAAGATTCTTTCCAAAATGGGGATTTCCCTGCTGGCCAGTTACCACGGCGCGCAAATTTTCGAGATTTTGGGCCTGGGACCCGAGGTGGTGGACCTGGCGTTTCAGGGCACAGTGTCCCAGTTGGGGGGCCTGAACTTGGCCGAGTTAACCCAGGAAATTGTGCGTTTCCACCGGCAGGCGTTCCCCGAACTGATTCACAAGCGCCTGGAAAATTGGGGATTTATCCAGGCCCGGCCCCGTGGAGAATACCATATGAACTCGCCGGAGATGGCCAAGTTGCTCCACAAGGCGGTGCGGTCTGGGCGCTCAGAGGATTTTGCCGCCTACTTACAACTGCTGGAGCATCGTCCTCCGACAGCGCCCCGCGATTTGCTCACGATTGTCAGCGACCGCGCGCCTATCCCCCTAACGGAAGTGGAACCCGCCAGCCAGATTGTCACCCGCTTTTGCACAGGGGGGATGTCCCTTGGCGCCCTCTCGCGGGAGGCCCACGAGGTGCTGGCTATTGCCATGAACCGCCTAGGGGGCAAGTCCAATTCCGGAGAAGGAGGGGAAGACCCGGTGCGTTTTCGGGTGTTGATGGACGTGGACGAAAGCGGCCATTCCCCAACGCTCCCCCACCTGAAGGGCCTGCGCAACGGGGATACCGCCAGTTCCGCTATCAAACAAGTGGCTTCGGGCCGGTTTGGCGTGACACCGGAGTACCTCATCCAGGCGCAGCAGCTCGAAATCAAGATCGCCCAGGGGGCCAAACCAGGGGAAGGCGGGCAGTTGCCCGGCAAAAAGGTCAGCCCCTATATCGCGATGCTGCGCCGTTCCAAGCCGGGGGTGACCCTGATTTCGCCGCCGCCGCACCACGACATCTACTCCATCGAGGACCTGGCCCAGTTGATCTTTGACCTGCACCAGGTGAACCCCCGCGCCCAGGTGTCCGTGAAATTGGTGGCAGAAATTGGCATCGGCACTATTGCGGCGGGAGTGGCCAAAGCTAATGCCGATGTGATTCAAATTTCCGGGCACGACGGGGGCACCGGCGCCTCCCCCTTGAGTTCGATCAAGCACGCGGGCACGCCCTGGGAGTTAGGGCTGACAGAGGTCCATCGGGTGCTGCTGAACAATCGCCTGCGGGACCGGGTCATCCTGCGGGTGGATGGGGGCCTGAAAACCGGCTGGGATGTGGTGATGGCCGCCCTGATGGGGGCGGAAGAGTTTGGGTTTGGTTCCGTGGCCATGATCGCCGCTGGCTGCATCATGGCCCGCGTCTGTCACACCAACAACTGCCCGGTGGGGGTGGCCACGCAACGGGAGGACCTGCGGGCGCGCTTCTCTGGGTTACCGGAGCACGTGGTGAATTTCTTCCTATTTGTCGCTGAGGAGGTGCGGGGTCTGCTGGCCCAGATGGGGTATCGCTCCCTGGCAGACATCGTGGGGCGGGCCGATTTGCTGCAACCGCGCGCCGTGACCCTTACCAAAACCCAGGGCTTGACGACGGCGGTGCTGACCCAGTTGCCCGACACCCGCACCGACCGCAGCTGGCTCCAGCACGAACCGGTTCACAGCAACGGCTTAGTCTTGGAGGACCAACTGCTGGCGCGACCAGACCTGCAACAGGCGATCCGCACCCACGGCAGCCTGACTTTGACGTTGCCGATTCGCAACACGGACCGGAGCGTTGGGGCGCGCCTTGCAGGGGAGATTGCCCGTTTGCACGGCGATGATGGGTTCCGGGGCCAAATCACCCTGCAGTTTCGGGGCAGCGCCGGCCAGAGCTTCGGGGCGTTCAATCTGCCGGGGATGATTTTGCACCTGACCGGTGAGGCCAACGACTACGTGGGCAAGGGGATGCACGGGGGCGAAATCATCGTCGTGCCCGACCCGGAGCTGGCCTGCGACCCCAGCGCCCAGGTGATCATCGGCAATACCTGCCTGTACGGGGCAACGGGTGGCCGGTTGTTTGCCTATGGTCGGGCGGGGGAACGCTTTGCCGTGCGCAACTCCCTGGCCCAGGCGGTGATTGAGGGGGCGGGTGACCACTGCTGCGAGTACATGACCGGCGGCGTGGTGGTGGTGCTGGGACCCGTGGGGCGCAATGTCGGCGCGGGGATGACCGGCGGGCTGGCCTACATCCTGGACGAAACAGGGGACTTACCCGCCAAGGTGAACCAGGAAATTGTGAAAATCCAGCGCGTTACGAGTCCACTTGGAGAAAGGCAGCTGCGCAGTTTGATTGCTGCCCATCACGAGCGCACCGGCAGCCGCAAGGCGGAACGCATCTTGGTGCAGTGGGAACGCTATTTGCCCTTGTTCTGGCAGGTGGTGCCGCCTTCGGAGCAGGACACGCCGGAAGTCCGGTGTGAGACACCCGTGCCGCTGCTGGAGCGGGTCTAG